The genomic region TGCAACGGAGTCGACGGGTAGGCGCAGTCGACGGACTTCGGGTCCTCGATCCCCTTGTCCCCGCACTTCGCGGTGTAGGCGGGGAGTGCGACCTCCTTCATCGGTACCTCGTTGAACAGCCACTGCGGCTCGTACCAGTACGTGAGGAAGGGCTTCCTCGCCTTGGCGAACTGCTGGATCTGGGTGATCTGCGCGGCCTCCGACCCGGCGAAGACCACATCGAAGTTCAGCTTGAGGTTCTTCACCAGCGCCTTGTCGTTGGTGACGTAGGACGGCGAGCCGTCCATCAGCTGGCCCTTGCCGCCGCTCTCCGCCGTACGCAGCTGACCGGCGTACTTGTTGAGGTTCTTCCAGTCGGTGACGTCGGGGTGCGCGTCCGCCCAGTACTTCGGCACGAACCAGCCGATGTGGCCGGTGACTCCGAGATCTCCGCCGGCGGTGATCGTCTTCTTCTCCTCGACGTACCGCTTCTCCTGGTCCGCGTGGCCCCAGTCCTCCAGGATCGCGTCGACGCGGCCCTGGCTGAGCGCGTCCCAGGCGGGGATCTCGTCCACCTGGACGGTGTCGACGCGGTAGTCCATCTCGTGTTCGAGCAGGTACGTGGCCACGGCGACGTTCGCCTGGGCCCCGACCCAGCTCTGCACCGAGAGCGTCACGGACTTGGCGCCCTTGGCCGCGGCGAACGGCGAGGACTGCTTGGTCATGTCGGCCGCGCCGCAGCCGCTGAGCGCGACCAGCAGGGCGCCCACTGCCAGGGCCGTCGCGGCGATCGTGGCCCGACGGCTGTCTGTGATGCGGGTACCGGTCATGGCTCAGGCTCCCTTCCTGGTACGGCGTTCGGTGGGCTGGGTGACGCGGTCGAGCATCAGCCCCAGGCAGACGATGGCCACGCCCGCGACGAGTCCGACCGCGAGGTCACCCGTCGCCAGTCCGGTGACCACGTCGTAGCCGAGGGCGCCGCCGCCCACCAGGCCGCCGATGATGACCACGGCGAGCACCAGGACCACGCCCTGGTTGACGGCGAGCAGCAGAGCCGGGCGGGCGAGCGGGAGTTGGACCTGGCGCAGCGTCTGCCAGCGGGTGGCACCGAGCGACCGGGCGGCCTCCACCGCCGCGGGGTCGACCTGTCGCAGACCCTGGGTGGTGATGCGGATGACGGCGGGCAGCGCGTAGACGACTGCTGCCGCCGCGGCGGGTGCGCGGCCCACGGCGAAGAGCGCGACGACCGGGATGAGATACACGAACTGCGGCATGGTCTGCATGACGTCGAGGACGGGCCGCAGTACGGCTTCGGTCCGGCGACTGCCCGCGGCGAGCACCCCGATGCCGAAGCCGACGACGAGGGTGACCGCCAGGGCCGCCAGGACCTGGGAGAGGGTGTCCATCGAGGGCTTCCACATGCCGAGGACGCCGATGGCGCAGAGCGCGAGCACCGCGGTGAGGGCCGTCTGCCAGGTGCCGATGAGCCAGGCCAGGGCGGCGACGATCAGCAGCGCGCCCCACCAGGGCAGGCCGGTCAGTCCGTCCCGCAGCGGGTCCAGGACCCAGGACGTGAAGTGCGCGGCCCAGTCGGCGGTGCCACCGACCACCGGGACACCGGAGTAGAGGTGGTCGACCATCCAGCCCTTGAAGTCGTTGACGGGCCGGGCGATGGCGATCGTGGCGCCGTTCGGCCAGAGCGTGGATCCGGCCAGCCTGCCCGCGACCGCCACAACGGCCGTGACGGCGACCGCGAGGGCCCAGCCGCGCCGGCCGCGTACGGCCCGGGGACCGCTGGGTTCGCTGCCCAGCCGGGCGCCCGCGGCGGCGGTGGTGCGGTCCATGACGACGGCCAGCAGCACGATCGGGACGGCGGCGGCCAGGGCGCCGCCGACGTCCACGGAGGCCAGGGCCTGGTAGACACGGTCGCCGAGGCCCGCGGCGCCGATGAGTGAGGCGATGACGGCCATCGAGAGCGCCATCATGATGGTCTGGTTGAGCCCGAGCAGGATTTCCTTGCGGGCCAGCGGCAGCCGCGCGGTGATGAGCCGCTGCCGGGCGGTGGAGCCCAGTGAGGTGACGGCCTCCAGCACTCCGGCGTCGGCGCCGCGCAGTC from Streptomyces sp. NBC_01267 harbors:
- a CDS encoding ABC transporter substrate-binding protein codes for the protein MTGTRITDSRRATIAATALAVGALLVALSGCGAADMTKQSSPFAAAKGAKSVTLSVQSWVGAQANVAVATYLLEHEMDYRVDTVQVDEIPAWDALSQGRVDAILEDWGHADQEKRYVEEKKTITAGGDLGVTGHIGWFVPKYWADAHPDVTDWKNLNKYAGQLRTAESGGKGQLMDGSPSYVTNDKALVKNLKLNFDVVFAGSEAAQITQIQQFAKARKPFLTYWYEPQWLFNEVPMKEVALPAYTAKCGDKGIEDPKSVDCAYPSTPLQKYFNTEFTRTGGDAATFLKNFRWTKDDQNKVSAMIASQGLTADEAAERWVKQNPDIWKKWLPGRK
- a CDS encoding ABC transporter permease, which translates into the protein MTATTADSAGTGTPRSAKDGAERLRAALLHRWPGKLLVLAVVAAVLVPVANAHWGSGLWPGALTVDVSRPLGDVSDWIIDNRDTHPLFLYFLGYLSNAVIIAVRAVYLLLLALGWTGVTAAATLVAWRVAGPRIALTALISFLVSGLLGMWVPTMQTLALMVVAVVVSAVVGAVLGLAGGLSDRLFRLLRPVLDTMQVLPAFAYLLPVVLVFGIGVPAALLATVVYAAPPMARLTALGLRGADAGVLEAVTSLGSTARQRLITARLPLARKEILLGLNQTIMMALSMAVIASLIGAAGLGDRVYQALASVDVGGALAAAVPIVLLAVVMDRTTAAAGARLGSEPSGPRAVRGRRGWALAVAVTAVVAVAGRLAGSTLWPNGATIAIARPVNDFKGWMVDHLYSGVPVVGGTADWAAHFTSWVLDPLRDGLTGLPWWGALLIVAALAWLIGTWQTALTAVLALCAIGVLGMWKPSMDTLSQVLAALAVTLVVGFGIGVLAAGSRRTEAVLRPVLDVMQTMPQFVYLIPVVALFAVGRAPAAAAAVVYALPAVIRITTQGLRQVDPAAVEAARSLGATRWQTLRQVQLPLARPALLLAVNQGVVLVLAVVIIGGLVGGGALGYDVVTGLATGDLAVGLVAGVAIVCLGLMLDRVTQPTERRTRKGA